TCGTTCTTTGTGTTGTTCTGTACTACACCAAATCTTAGAAAAAAACtcccagaaaaataagaagctttactgcaaaagaaattaatgcaaGAAAATGGTGGTTTTAAGTACTAAAGAGATATGAAGCATTGCTTCTTCATATCCTGCTAAGGAGCAACAGCTGTACTTCATTTTAACTTGACGTGCTTCAGAACTCATATTCATATAGGTATTTAATGATCCAGACATAATGGTCCTATATAGTATAATTACTTATATGAAGGCTCAACTTCATatgtaatcttttaaaaaagatacttCAGTGGAAAACTTGCTTTGGTTCTAACAATGAATAAGCTCTTTAACAGTGAAAATGCTTTGGAGGGGTTAGAGACTATTGACCATGGATCTTGAGCACAGTTGACAATCAAACGATGTTATTCCTTCTTGACAGACTCcttgtttcttcctccttcgCAGTATAGCCAATACAAGGAGAACAGGTAGAGTGCAAGACAAACCATCAAATCATAGTGGTAGAGTGTtgcagcaaacagaagaaagacgaagaaataaaagattttgcAAGCAATATGTTTTAAACCTGGAGACTCAGTAGGTAACTTAAGTGCTTCACTCTTCCGGTTAGAGATATCTGCAGAATCAGAAAGGTGCTGGCTTTCCTTCTGTGAGTCATCAAGCCAGTTTAGCGTTTTCCCCTCAGTTATTAAATGGTCAGATTGAGAGCCTGTCCCTCCAACTTCTTCGATAGGCTTACTAATGAAAACCTCTGGCCTTGATGACTTCTCTTGTTTGAACTCTGCTTGATGGAAACATTGACCTATATTCCTTCCTGTTCCTTCTGTAGAAATTGCTATGTCTGAAGTGGAAggtacttcttttttttcagtttcaggagAGAGGTTTTTATTAATACATGTCATTTCAGTCGATAGGTTTAAATCGTACCCTGACTCAGCAGTAATCTTGTCAATGACTTTGAATTCAAAGTGTCTATACAGATGCTCCGTATCTCCTGCCACAGTGGACCCTTCAGAAGATGCCACTGAAGAACTTTTGTAATGGTAACTGGGCACAGCATTTGTACCAGAAGGtggcatttttgtttcagctttagCACATAAATAGGAAAGTGTACCAACGTGGCTTTCTTCCCTATAGagctcttctgcttcctcaCTGTATAAATGCTTCTGGGTGCTCAGGGGACATTTAGATACTTCTGAATATAAACCCTGCTgcaaatcttctttctttcctgtagcAGAAGCATTTACTGCTTCTCCTACAGGTAGAATACTGCTGATGTCTGGTTGTGCTTTGGCACGTTTTTCCCTGCTATTGCATACAGACATCGTTTCTCCTTGCAGTGTTTCATGTACGCATGCATTATAAATACCTAAAACTGATTCCTTTTCAAATTCAGTGTCATATAATACACCCACTGTGTTGAGTTGACAAAGAGCATAATGTGAACCATCATTTCTCCCTTCATGTGTATCAAACgctgtttccttttcctctgtgggCCTGTCACTTAGTGCAGTCTCTTGAGGTAGCCTAGCAATTACTGCTTTTTCACTGGCAGACATTTTTTCTGGAGCACTTTCTGATGTTGTTTTAATTATATAAGCTGTACctgcctctgcttcctctgtAATACCCTGCTCGGAGACAGAAGACTTTTCACAACTCTCTGCCTCCTGGCAGGTAAACAACTCCTTCGTGGAAGCTGTACTCCAAGGCCCTGTGTTCCCCCTCGCTTCCCACCGAACCTCGCTACCGGTTTCTTGCCACGTCTGCTCCGCGGGGTTTGCTTCGCTTTCCTTTCCTATCAGTCTTCCTTTATTTGTGTTGTCTGactttcctctgtcttttaaCCTCGTGAATCCTCTGTGTTCCTGAGTGTCTTCAGCTCTCCTTTCATCCCCCGGAGAGGATGCCGGGGGATCTGCCTGTGCAGGCCTGGGTGCCTGTTTGTTGTCTTCGGCTGACAGAGGCGTTGTGCTCAACGCTTTGGCAGCATGTTTTCTATGTGACTTGAAAGGCTTGGGTGCTTCCTCCTCACCGATTAGTGCTAAGTCTGCTACTTCGAtgactttcttctccttccctgcatcAGTGTTGTAGCTTTCTCCTGACATTTCACCAACTCCTTTTTTTTGCGTATATTGGCTTTTTGTGGAATCTATTGAGACATCAGCATGTGCAAAACTGTCGGCATATAAATCTCCGCTTAAATGTACCCGAACTTTGCTTTCAATCATCttgatttttccttcatttttgtcaGCGTCTGACAACAATGAATCCAGAGTTTGGTGAGACATTTGTGGCGCCTGGTGCTCCGGAGCTGGATTAGCATTGCCGTCCAGTGTCCCTGCTATGCATGCATTTAATTGCATGGATTCATCATGCTCTGGAGAAATGGTTTCTGGTCTCGTTTCACAGGCCCCTTTTGAGGTATCAGCAGCATCCTCACTGATGAATAACCTCTCCATCATCTTATTTCCCGAGGCACTATCACCTTTTGAAATATCTGTGTAGCTCTCTCCTTGTTGGCTTGAGACAGTAACCGTAATATCGACAGCCTCATTCTGCTTTGtcccaggaaaatattttgctgataaAAGGCCTTCACTGGTACCAGTACATTCCAAAGACCGCTCACCACTGTTTACCGAGCCAGCAGCGACTTCCTTCCCTGATGGCTGACTATTATAATCTCTTAGGGAATacttaattttatcttttaattctCCTCCTATCTCTTGTGAAGTGTTTTCAGATGAGGAACTGATAGGCACAGGGTGCAAGTCACTGCTTCTTTCTATACAGGTTAGCTTTTTCTCCAATCTTTCAGTTTCACTTGCAAAATTAACTGGTTCTGTTGTGTATAAATTCCTTTCATCTCTGGAAGAGGTACCTCTAGCTCCTATGAAGTGCTGATTTAGCTGAAACAATAGAATAGAAAGGAATGATCAAAAAGCGCTTTGCAAAAATATGCCAAATGAAGGAGGCAGGATTTCGTTatggaaagttttgttttcagtaacaaaGCTTTTATGGAAACGTGTTCCAAACCATTTGCAAAATttgcattgtatgtattttttaacatagGTAATGAGCTTTATGGTGGTGCTGAAAggagcaggaaataaaatagcattcaGAACCCTCTCTCTTTATTCATGAGTTCAGTAAGCTGCTAGTGCATTTTATACAAATTAAATCTGAAGAGAATATTCCCTTAAAAGGAGGCTAATTCATTCTCTATATATTCGGTTCTAGGTTTGGAAAGAGGGAGGTGTGGGGCGAGGGGGGAGGATTGGCACTTAAATGAGGGCATTGATACAGTACATCAAAGCCTGGTAATGTACAATATTGTCCAGTAAAACAAAGACACATTTCACACTGACAAATACTGTAAGGATTAtctgtgctttatttctctCAGGGACCATTTTACAGGCTTCAAACCAGACTGTTTTTAGACAATCTGGTAAGACATGAGTTGGAAATGAGATTAGCGAAGTAAAAGGCCAGAAACTAATCACTCTCCCTCCTAGCTCCCAAATATCATATTGTATTATTCAGCTATGCCTGCTTATCATTGCACTCTCTTCTCACTTTAGCATAGTCACACTGATAGCACTAGCTGATCAATTAGAGGCTAGCTTCTTAGGCACCCCTTTATGCATTTGCACTTGCTGTAGATACCCCCATTACAGTTTCTCTTATTAATATGTTTTCTGCAAAGCCTCTGCAAACTATTAATAGTAAAACGTCACTCAAAGAAAAGTGAGGGAGCTAATGTTTctgcaaattctgttttaatgacCCTCTGCCAACCAGTGCTCAAGTGTATTTGAGTTCTTCAGTGATGCCAACTGTCAGGATTTAACAGTGAGAtgcctgtgtttttttcccctcctcataACTGACATTTGCATGATCTCAATAATTATATGCAAATCTTACGATTTCCCCTTCTTCTCACATAAGGCTCATGTTACTTGTCAACTGCACAGCTGTCTTGTGAGCCAATGCCTGTGCGTTTCAAAGATTTGGTTGTATTTCCATCTATTATAAGCCTTCATTGTTTAATTCATTAAAGAGCGCATAGTGCAAATTAACATCTAAATTATAGCTCCCCCTTCATTTATTGTACGGACAATCCTGGCAATTGATAAACAAACGGATATATTTGATCCTGCTTTTTGTAACAGGGTGGACTGAGAACAACAAGGGATTTTAGAGGTCCTCTTTTTTATGtttcaccattaaaaaaaaaaaaaaaggagacgTTGCCTTTCAGGCAGTGAAAGGT
Above is a genomic segment from Gymnogyps californianus isolate 813 chromosome 1, ASM1813914v2, whole genome shotgun sequence containing:
- the PPP1R3A gene encoding protein phosphatase 1 regulatory subunit 3A — protein: MESFEGPSRVSRANLLEVPTVNDFSSEDEDVKPDIRHRFSPLPRRRSSASSEEEEADTPTTIARKVSFADAFGFDLVSVKEFDTWEVPNTGQNNDTEDEVFPQEEYFFSQLFTLPASQEELLQKVREQKVLLESVVFLPGITCMNGIIRVLNISFEKLVYVRMTLNNWLSYYDILAEFMPNSCGSETDQFCFKISLVPPYQKDGAKVEFCIRYETSVGTFWANNDDKNYTLICHKKETVPKVDNKPHKEVTDRHLKGCLKTTQSSKEEMLATSDDETWNSSRTPDTNIPEIVYSQAEDKDTKPANENIKDKNAEYNQGDHEDDEKELELLLNQHFIGARGTSSRDERNLYTTEPVNFASETERLEKKLTCIERSSDLHPVPISSSSENTSQEIGGELKDKIKYSLRDYNSQPSGKEVAAGSVNSGERSLECTGTSEGLLSAKYFPGTKQNEAVDITVTVSSQQGESYTDISKGDSASGNKMMERLFISEDAADTSKGACETRPETISPEHDESMQLNACIAGTLDGNANPAPEHQAPQMSHQTLDSLLSDADKNEGKIKMIESKVRVHLSGDLYADSFAHADVSIDSTKSQYTQKKGVGEMSGESYNTDAGKEKKVIEVADLALIGEEEAPKPFKSHRKHAAKALSTTPLSAEDNKQAPRPAQADPPASSPGDERRAEDTQEHRGFTRLKDRGKSDNTNKGRLIGKESEANPAEQTWQETGSEVRWEARGNTGPWSTASTKELFTCQEAESCEKSSVSEQGITEEAEAGTAYIIKTTSESAPEKMSASEKAVIARLPQETALSDRPTEEKETAFDTHEGRNDGSHYALCQLNTVGVLYDTEFEKESVLGIYNACVHETLQGETMSVCNSREKRAKAQPDISSILPVGEAVNASATGKKEDLQQGLYSEVSKCPLSTQKHLYSEEAEELYREESHVGTLSYLCAKAETKMPPSGTNAVPSYHYKSSSVASSEGSTVAGDTEHLYRHFEFKVIDKITAESGYDLNLSTEMTCINKNLSPETEKKEVPSTSDIAISTEGTGRNIGQCFHQAEFKQEKSSRPEVFISKPIEEVGGTGSQSDHLITEGKTLNWLDDSQKESQHLSDSADISNRKSEALKLPTESPGLKHIACKIFYFFVFLLFAATLYHYDLMVCLALYLFSLYWLYCEGGRNKESVKKE